One Glutamicibacter halophytocola DNA segment encodes these proteins:
- a CDS encoding SDR family oxidoreductase produces the protein MTNTEFQAPRSAVVTGASSGIGQATVRALRNQGWTVFAVARRADRLEALAQQTGAISVPADVSVQTDVEVLAKTVEAAGGIDTLINCAGGARGTEYWADAIDEDWEFMWQANVMGTMRLTRALLPQLRQARGTVLNVTSTAALASYEGGSGYNAAKAAERAMTQALRLEEVENGLRVIEILPGLVQTEEFALRRLGSQSAADSVYAGVDNPLTAEDVAEVIRYAVSAPAHVNLDEIVIRPQAQAANHKLIRNAK, from the coding sequence ACCGGCGCTTCTAGCGGTATTGGCCAAGCCACCGTTCGAGCCCTGCGCAATCAAGGATGGACCGTTTTCGCTGTCGCGCGCCGTGCGGATCGACTGGAAGCTCTTGCCCAGCAGACGGGTGCGATTTCCGTCCCTGCGGATGTCAGCGTCCAGACCGATGTAGAGGTATTGGCCAAGACCGTTGAAGCCGCAGGAGGCATCGATACACTGATCAATTGCGCCGGTGGCGCACGAGGCACCGAATACTGGGCCGATGCCATTGACGAGGACTGGGAATTCATGTGGCAGGCCAATGTCATGGGAACGATGCGGCTCACGCGCGCCCTGCTGCCACAGTTGCGCCAGGCCCGGGGCACGGTCCTGAACGTGACCTCGACAGCAGCGCTAGCAAGCTACGAAGGCGGCAGTGGATACAACGCCGCCAAGGCGGCCGAGCGTGCCATGACCCAGGCTTTGCGTTTGGAAGAAGTGGAAAACGGCTTGCGAGTCATCGAGATCCTCCCTGGCCTGGTGCAAACCGAGGAATTCGCGCTGCGGCGCCTTGGCAGCCAAAGCGCGGCAGACAGTGTCTATGCCGGGGTTGACAATCCGTTGACGGCCGAAGATGTCGCCGAAGTGATTCGCTACGCCGTCAGCGCTCCAGCCCACGTTAATCTCGACGAGATCGTCATCCGGCCCCAGGCGCAAGCCGCCAACCACAAGCTAATCCGCAACGCCAAATAA